A segment of the Nitrospinaceae bacterium genome:
GAGCAGGTTTTCTCCTCGCTCCGGCCTTCTCGGCTTGAGGAGTACATCGGCCAGCAGGCGCTCGTCGCCAAGCTACGCATCACCCTTGAAGCCGCCGCCGCGCGGAGCGAATCGGTTGGCCACATTCTTTTTCACGGCCCCCCCGGGCTGGGCAAGACCACTCTTTCTCACATCATCGCGCAGGAAACAGGCTCTCGTCTCGTCAAGACCTCGGGCCCCTCGCTCTCGCGGCCCTTTGACCTTGTGGGCATCCTCACCGACCTCCAAACGGGCGATGTGCTCTTCATCGACGAGATACATCGCATGCCGCGCCCCGTAGAGGAATATCTCTACCCCGCCATGGAAGATTTCGAGGTCGATTTCATCTCCCAGCAAGGCCCGATGGCACGCTCCATCAAGATTAACCTCAAGCGTTTTTCCATCGTCGGGGCCACCACCCGGCCCGGCGCGCTGTCCGCCCCGCTGCGAGATCGCTTCGAGCGCGTATACCACGTGGACTTTTATTCCGATGACGAACTCAAAGTCATCATCATGCGGAGCGCCGAGCGGCTGGGGCTGTCCATCGAGGAAGAGGCAGCTGGCGAGCTGGCCCGCCGAAGCCGGGGCACCCCCCGCACGGCGAACCGCCTCCTTCTCTGGGTGCGGGACTTCAGCCAGGCCCGGCGGGACGGGGCCATTTCACTCGGCACCACCCGCGAGGCGCTTGCGATGGAGGCCGTGGACGAAATGGGCCTCGATGCGCTCGACCGCCAATACCTGCGCACCATCATCGAGCAGTACACCGGTGGCCCGGTGGGGGTCGAGGCCATCGCCGCCACCATGAATGAGGAGAGCGACACCCTCGTGGATGTGGTCGAGCCGTTCTTGCTGCGCACGGGATTTGTTCAGCGCACCCGGGGCGGCCGCCGGGCGACCTCGGCCGCCTTCACTCTCCTTGGTCTGGAAATTCCCCAGGGCCAACAGGGAGAGCTGTGGTCCGCCGCCGGGCAGTCCCCGACCGAAGAACCCCCTGCTGGGGCGCCCCCGGTCGGAGAAAACGAGTAAACACCACGCCATGACACCCGGCGACCCCTTCTCAGGCTTTGGCAAAACCCTTTTAACCCTTGGGCTCATCATCGCCGCCGTCGGCGTGGCTCTCATCATCTTCCCCAAAATTCCTTGGCTCGGGCGCCTTCCGGGGGATATTCACCTGCGCGGGAAAAACTGGCGCTTTCATTTTCCCCTAGCCACATCGGTCATCATTAGCATCATTTTGACGGTCATCCTCAACCTCATATCGAGGAAATAACGAAGAGACTCACCCCCCCCCGAAATAAT
Coding sequences within it:
- the ruvB gene encoding Holliday junction branch migration DNA helicase RuvB, whose amino-acid sequence is MPSGAKGAVVVIERRISARETSSAEEQVFSSLRPSRLEEYIGQQALVAKLRITLEAAAARSESVGHILFHGPPGLGKTTLSHIIAQETGSRLVKTSGPSLSRPFDLVGILTDLQTGDVLFIDEIHRMPRPVEEYLYPAMEDFEVDFISQQGPMARSIKINLKRFSIVGATTRPGALSAPLRDRFERVYHVDFYSDDELKVIIMRSAERLGLSIEEEAAGELARRSRGTPRTANRLLLWVRDFSQARRDGAISLGTTREALAMEAVDEMGLDALDRQYLRTIIEQYTGGPVGVEAIAATMNEESDTLVDVVEPFLLRTGFVQRTRGGRRATSAAFTLLGLEIPQGQQGELWSAAGQSPTEEPPAGAPPVGENE
- a CDS encoding DUF2905 domain-containing protein, whose product is MTPGDPFSGFGKTLLTLGLIIAAVGVALIIFPKIPWLGRLPGDIHLRGKNWRFHFPLATSVIISIILTVILNLISRK